The Candidatus Aegiribacteria sp. genome includes the window GATTTAGATCGTATTCAGCAACGATTCAAATGCTAATGGATCTCCTGCTCACAACGCAAGCATGAACGAACAAATTTCTTAACCTTTGCTGGCGTTTGTTTAGACGCAATAATTCCTTCCTGTATTCTTCTGCACAAATCAGGAGGACAGAACTCTCTCTTCGCTGCAAATTCTGATTGCAATATTTTATTAAGGTTGGCAACAGTTAGAACTCTTGAATGGAAGTAATACAAGTAGGATCGTTTACATAAGACAGAACTGAATTCAGAAGGCTCAACAATCGTAGTCTCATCATAAACCGGTTTGTCTTCCTTCACACTAGTAAAATTTACTATAGCAACTTCTTCATTTGTGGAATCAGGATCAGTTACAACAGTCCATATATGATTATTGCTCGGCTCGCCAGGAACTTCAAAGTAAAAAGAAAATCCTGCAGAGACATCCAGCATAAACTATAGGGCAGTCAATTTATCGAGGAACGCTATATGTCTAAGGTCCTTCTCGATTTCAATTGCTTCGCTTGCGCTCCTTTTCTCTGCAATAAAGATATCTGAATAGGAAATCAGTGAACGGGATCCTTCAGGGTTCACCCATTCGGGGATATTTTCGTGCATCCAGTCAACCAATTCCCATTTATCTTTATTGCCATGCTCAGCAAAAACTTCAGAAAGTATTTCGCATTCTGCTTCTGACAATTCATCCGTCGGACAATTGGAATTTCTGAGAAAAACGTCGTAGCCGACAGGCCTAGTGATATGACTAATCCAGTAGTCCCCAACACCATCCCTGGAGCCTTCATTGATTATATCCAGAATTCTGCTGAGAATAGGTCCATGGTCAAGAGAGAAATATCTATCATTTGAAATAGAATGCCCATATTTCAAGAGACATGCTCTATCTCCAAGATAGAGAAGCTTGATTAGTTTCATGTAGGGCATCTCACCACCACTGGCTCTTAAAAAAAACATAGCAGCTTGTGTTGCTTTATCTTCTCTAAATATTCTCTCCATGCTCCTCCTTCTTCATACTACCACCTTAAAATATATTAGCAGTACCATACGGTAGTGTCAATGCCACAATATAAACCCGAAAAAGAGGAAAAGTTTCCTCTCGGGTTTGTGTCAACTTCAACTCAGATGCCCTTTTTGCTCCTCGATTGTGAAATATCCTCGATGAGGAACTTGTGTACCCGTACAAAATTAAGAACCAGGTTCACTACTCTTTCTTTGCCTGAAGATACTGTACTGGCTCATTCAAGATATAATCACAGGGGGGGTACACAGAACATTAACAATATTGAATCTATCTTGACTCAGCATAAATTCTGAATATACTAGTATCAACCATGATACTAGGAGTATTATAGATGATACCAGTCGAAAGCATTTTTAAACTTGAGGATGTCCTGGGAACCAGGGTTCCCTGGCGCCTTCTGCGCATACTTCTGAAACGTCCTTACCTCAGCTTTTCACCCACTGTACTTGCCGCAACACTTCAAACTTCGCGAGCAAGCGTACTGAGGGTGCTTGGAATTCTCGGAGAATATGCCCTGATCCGCAAATTCAACGGAGGACGATACCAGGCAAACACGGAGCATGAGATGATCAGGCGGTTATGGGGCCTGTTCATGCTGGAACGCCACGCAAACCTGCAGCCCTCATTCAGAAACGCCATTGATATGTTCTTTAAAGCAGTTGAGGAAAAGGTTGTGGTCTTCATCGTATTCGGCTCTGTTTCCAGGGGACTGGCAACTGAGAAAAGTGATATTGATATTTGTGTTGTAGGTGAAAATATTGACGCCAACCGTTTCGATTTTCTCCCATACCGTTTCGAATTGCATAACTATAAGGAACAGCACTTAAGAGACCTGACAGATTTTGTCGTACTGGATAGCCTTTTAAATGGTATGGTCCTGAAGGGTGATATGTTCGTATTTAACATCCTAAAGGATCTTCGTACATTTCCAAAGGAGTATTTACTCTATCGTGTTAACAAGGCAAAACAGTTCCTCATCCGTGCAGATGATCTGCAGGGCGAAGCGAGGGACTACTATTATTCATTAGCCCGCACTGCAATTGGAGAAGTTAAGGCTGTTCTTCATAAGGGAACAACGGTAAGCAAGCGTGAGATAAATTATCAGTTCAGTGAAGATATTACAGCATTGGAAAGCGAATTAGCCAGAGAAGGAGATCAGATATGGCTGATATAGATATTGAAAGAGCTGAAAACTTGATGAAATCAGCTGGGATCTCCCTGACTTCTGTTATCAATGGATCTGACTCCAGGACTCATGCAGCCCGTCGAAAACGTGCAAAAGTACTATTGAGCAATCATAGAACAAAGATTGATTTATTGTGGTAGGTCCGGAATGTGGATTTCTATGGGAACACACATCTCGATCAACCAAGACGTAAATTGACGAAAGAAGAGGCAGTGGACGCTTTGAATACCGTTGAAATAATCATTGCGGATATCAAGCAAATGTTACTATCCGGAAATCAGTAAAGAAGCGAACTCAACTCTTCTTCTTACTGAGCCGATTCATGGATGTGACCTTACAGCTGATAATTGGCTGCTGAAGTTTCATCTCCATTTCTCAAAGATGCATTTTCGATAAAGAAATTTGTTTTGCTGGCTGGAAGCCATATACACATATTACAATAAATTCAAATATGTAATATGCTAATAATGCATGAATGCAAGACCTGACTCTGGACACTCAGATTGGAAGCTGGTTTGAAAGTGTCTTCACATCAGCAGTTAATGGGCGTTCCCTAATAATCGTCTGTACTGTCCTACAAGATAGAGCGGTAATGATAGCAGCTTATACTTCACATTCTCCCCGCTAAGCCCTGTTACACTTTCTGTATGTGATGGCATATCCATATAGAAACGGACTCCAAATGTTCTTCTTTTTGTCATGAGGAACATATGCAAAGATTTCAGAGAACCTGTTTTACCGGCTTTAACCTCTACAGGCAGGATATTTCTTCCCAATACAGTAACGTAATCGACTTCAGCTGAAGAGTTCTTTTTCTCACGAGCCCAGTAATACAATTCCGGCTTTTCGTAGTATTCACGCTCACTCAGCAGATGCTGACCGATAAATTGCTCTGCGACTGCTCCCGAATTAATCATCATTAATTTCTCGGCTCCAAGCATATCAATACTGTTCAGCCCACATGCGCGACAGAGCAAACCTACATCGATGAAAAGAATTTTGAATGTATCTGCCTTTTTCTCTGACTTTATCGGAATACCATTGCATGAGGAACCGAATACAGGTGTAGCTATGCCTGCTTTGAAGAGGTTCCATGTCATTCTTCTAATATCACGAGCTCTACTCGTTCTGCTTATTGCTGAATATTTGAACTTCAAACCGACAAGAAAAGGAAGTTTTGCGAAAATATCTCTTATCAAGTCCACATTCATTCTTTTACCATATTTTGCGAAATCATCTATATATGAAGACAGTATTGCCTGCTTCAGTATATCACACTCTCTGTAGGATCCAGTCTCCAAATACAGAGAAATGGATTCAGGCATTCCGCCGACAAGAATGTACTGTGTTAAGAGCTTTAATAAATGCAGATGAATAGCTTCGGGAATAATCTTGTCAATAGTGAATGTATCGAGATATTCAACTAATTCAGTCTTCCCAAGAGCATGGAGATACTCTTCAAAGACCATTGGCCCCAGAAACATATATTCAACACGGCCCACGGGAACATTTATCCCATCCTTCCCAAAATGAAACTCCAGAAGTGAGCCTGTCGCGATTACATGCAGTTCGGGCATAAGTTCATAAAAGTATCTCAGTGTTGAAAATACATCTATTGAAGACTGAATCTCGTCTAAGAACAGAAGTGTCTTTCCCGGAACTATCTTTTTACCGTATCGAGTTTCCAGAAGCGAAACGATCTCTTCCGGATTGCGAGATTCAAA containing:
- a CDS encoding SocA family protein gives rise to the protein MERIFREDKATQAAMFFLRASGGEMPYMKLIKLLYLGDRACLLKYGHSISNDRYFSLDHGPILSRILDIINEGSRDGVGDYWISHITRPVGYDVFLRNSNCPTDELSEAECEILSEVFAEHGNKDKWELVDWMHENIPEWVNPEGSRSLISYSDIFIAEKRSASEAIEIEKDLRHIAFLDKLTAL
- a CDS encoding ATP-binding protein, which encodes MHRKALDYLVEWKDRKSRKPLVIRGARQVGKTWLARELADTCFDNLVEINFEYEIEASSLFESRNPEEIVSLLETRYGKKIVPGKTLLFLDEIQSSIDVFSTLRYFYELMPELHVIATGSLLEFHFGKDGINVPVGRVEYMFLGPMVFEEYLHALGKTELVEYLDTFTIDKIIPEAIHLHLLKLLTQYILVGGMPESISLYLETGSYRECDILKQAILSSYIDDFAKYGKRMNVDLIRDIFAKLPFLVGLKFKYSAISRTSRARDIRRMTWNLFKAGIATPVFGSSCNGIPIKSEKKADTFKILFIDVGLLCRACGLNSIDMLGAEKLMMINSGAVAEQFIGQHLLSEREYYEKPELYYWAREKKNSSAEVDYVTVLGRNILPVEVKAGKTGSLKSLHMFLMTKRRTFGVRFYMDMPSHTESVTGLSGENVKYKLLSLPLYLVGQYRRLLGNAH
- a CDS encoding nucleotidyltransferase domain-containing protein, yielding MIPVESIFKLEDVLGTRVPWRLLRILLKRPYLSFSPTVLAATLQTSRASVLRVLGILGEYALIRKFNGGRYQANTEHEMIRRLWGLFMLERHANLQPSFRNAIDMFFKAVEEKVVVFIVFGSVSRGLATEKSDIDICVVGENIDANRFDFLPYRFELHNYKEQHLRDLTDFVVLDSLLNGMVLKGDMFVFNILKDLRTFPKEYLLYRVNKAKQFLIRADDLQGEARDYYYSLARTAIGEVKAVLHKGTTVSKREINYQFSEDITALESELAREGDQIWLI